In the genome of Prosthecobacter sp., one region contains:
- a CDS encoding peroxiredoxin family protein has translation MRPFLPLALLLALPLHADELPGHSAHGEAFNEGPRQAAVLIPGCGDAVKFPISSKKPDAQTFFTQGVGQLHGFWYYEAERSFRQVAAIDPDCAMAYWGMSMANVNNEKRARAFIKKATPLKAKATPREQKWITVLETLYREGDDKRDKKQRSLDCIKDFETLVQDDPKDIEAKAFLVWRIWFSRTEAPISSNQAVDALLDQIFAAVPNHPAHHYRIHLWDQSKPILALKSGAQCGQAAPGIAHMWHMPGHTFSKLKRPDDAAWQQEASTRVDHAYMIRQFVLPDQIHNYAHNEEWLIRTYNDLGRAKDAIGLAHSLIGNPRHPSYNTLDKQTTSASYGRTRLIETLIKWELWDDLKTFTSPPVGHPAHDITRLRAQGLAAYHQNDTKLLAESLKALEAVKTDQKLVNIDTSKLKPKKADSSDKSEKSDPKKKSDKPAEKPEVKAKNNALTELKAITALLDSKLPKTDKTKLLDAIKDTDVPKDRLARYWLKLDDKTKAADLTKNFTQDLVGLATKTEVLLACGKTDEAKKAFEETRKQAFAMDRNLPIAKRFDALAKTFAISGDWPAPAPKRTDSGIRPPIESLGPVHWHAPDAPTFEALTLDNKPVKSTDYSSKKPTLFMFYLGHECGHCVEQIQAFSKAAADFDKAGIQLVAVTLEPTQVAGKIREKLALKKDQPLPFPILCDSSLEAFKKVRAYDDFEKETLHATLLIDPSNKLRWLDISWQPFTDAKFALEESKRLLQLNTPVITQASE, from the coding sequence ATGCGCCCGTTCCTTCCTCTCGCCCTCCTCCTCGCACTCCCGCTTCACGCCGACGAACTTCCCGGCCACTCCGCGCATGGCGAAGCCTTCAACGAAGGCCCGCGTCAAGCCGCCGTGCTCATTCCAGGCTGCGGCGACGCCGTCAAATTCCCCATCAGCTCCAAAAAGCCCGACGCGCAGACTTTCTTCACGCAGGGCGTCGGCCAGCTTCATGGCTTCTGGTATTACGAAGCTGAGCGCTCCTTCCGTCAGGTCGCCGCCATTGATCCAGACTGCGCCATGGCCTACTGGGGAATGTCCATGGCCAACGTGAACAACGAAAAACGCGCCCGCGCCTTCATCAAGAAAGCCACGCCACTCAAAGCCAAAGCCACCCCACGCGAGCAGAAGTGGATCACCGTCCTCGAAACCCTCTACCGTGAAGGCGACGACAAGCGCGACAAAAAACAGCGCAGCCTCGACTGCATCAAAGACTTCGAAACCCTCGTCCAAGACGACCCGAAAGACATCGAAGCCAAAGCTTTCCTCGTCTGGCGCATCTGGTTTTCCCGCACCGAGGCTCCCATCTCCAGCAATCAAGCCGTCGATGCCCTGCTCGATCAAATCTTCGCCGCAGTTCCCAATCATCCCGCGCATCACTACCGCATCCATCTGTGGGATCAGAGCAAACCCATTCTCGCCCTGAAGTCCGGTGCGCAATGTGGTCAGGCAGCACCCGGCATCGCCCACATGTGGCACATGCCCGGCCACACCTTCTCCAAATTGAAGCGTCCCGATGACGCCGCCTGGCAGCAGGAGGCCAGCACCCGCGTCGATCACGCCTACATGATCCGCCAGTTCGTCCTCCCCGATCAAATTCACAACTACGCCCACAACGAGGAGTGGCTCATCCGCACCTACAACGACCTCGGTCGCGCCAAAGATGCCATCGGCCTCGCGCACAGCCTCATCGGCAATCCACGTCACCCGAGCTACAACACCCTCGACAAACAAACCACTTCCGCCAGCTACGGCCGCACCCGCTTGATCGAGACCCTGATCAAATGGGAACTCTGGGACGACTTGAAAACCTTCACCTCCCCCCCCGTCGGTCATCCCGCTCACGACATCACCCGTCTCCGCGCCCAAGGCCTCGCCGCGTATCATCAAAACGACACCAAGCTGCTCGCCGAGTCACTCAAGGCTCTCGAAGCCGTCAAAACCGATCAAAAACTCGTCAACATCGACACCAGCAAGCTCAAACCCAAAAAGGCAGACTCGTCCGACAAGTCAGAAAAATCCGACCCGAAGAAGAAAAGCGACAAGCCCGCCGAAAAACCCGAGGTCAAAGCGAAAAACAACGCCCTCACCGAATTGAAGGCCATCACTGCCCTCCTCGACAGCAAATTGCCCAAGACCGACAAAACCAAACTCCTCGACGCCATCAAAGACACCGACGTCCCCAAAGACCGCCTCGCCCGTTACTGGCTCAAGCTCGACGACAAAACCAAAGCCGCCGACCTCACCAAGAACTTCACCCAAGACCTTGTCGGCCTCGCCACCAAAACTGAAGTCCTTCTCGCCTGCGGCAAAACCGACGAAGCCAAAAAGGCTTTCGAGGAAACCCGCAAACAGGCTTTCGCGATGGATCGCAACCTTCCCATCGCCAAACGCTTCGACGCACTCGCCAAAACCTTCGCCATCAGCGGAGACTGGCCTGCGCCCGCACCAAAACGCACCGACAGCGGCATCCGCCCTCCGATCGAATCACTCGGCCCAGTCCACTGGCACGCGCCCGATGCTCCCACTTTCGAAGCCCTCACGCTCGACAACAAACCCGTGAAAAGCACCGACTACAGCTCGAAAAAGCCGACGCTGTTCATGTTCTACCTCGGCCACGAATGCGGCCACTGCGTCGAGCAGATCCAGGCTTTCTCCAAAGCCGCCGCCGACTTCGACAAAGCCGGCATCCAGCTTGTCGCCGTCACTCTGGAGCCCACGCAGGTCGCTGGAAAAATCCGCGAGAAACTCGCCCTCAAAAAGGACCAGCCACTCCCCTTCCCCATCCTGTGCGACAGCAGCCTCGAAGCTTTCAAAAAAGTCCGCGCCTACGACGATTTCGAAAAGGAAACTCTCCACGCCACCCTGCTGATCGACCCATCCAACAAACTCCGCTGGCTCGACATCAGTTGGCAGCCCTTCACCGACGCCAAGTTTGCCTTGGAGGAGTCCAAGCGCCTGCTCCAGCTCAATACGCCCGTGATAACTCAAGCCAGCGAGTAA
- a CDS encoding DUF1343 domain-containing protein: MMFSRGFLRIVSAFTALILVSCQMPAPQVYQPQAAQVGPFMLGVDVLASRGFDLIRGKRVGLITNHTSLTGRGERTRTVMQRALGSNLTALYAPEHGIDGTIGAGIHVSTRRDSVTGLTVYSLYGPTRKPTPAMLAPIDVLVFDLQDIGCRSYTYISTMIVAMEAAAENGKQFVVLDRPNPMGGWRVEGPPLESKWKSFVGQIPVPYVHGMTAGELAMMACSRGWVSRVPRLDVVKMQGWHRGMVWQDTGLRWHPTSPNIPHATSPFYYVTTGILGGATSVDIGIGTENPFGYAGGSGVNPNALLAYCQRLNTPGVSFAPYSKNDFGGVRLSINPRATADLTALDVLLLAEINRLSGGKVVGRMSGSKLNLFNKVYGSESLYSDLRRGVPAMSIVSRWQGYNQSFRSQRQRFLLYP, from the coding sequence ATGATGTTCTCTCGCGGCTTTCTTCGCATCGTGTCGGCCTTTACGGCGCTCATTCTCGTCTCCTGCCAGATGCCTGCGCCGCAGGTGTATCAGCCCCAGGCGGCACAAGTCGGACCGTTCATGCTCGGGGTCGATGTCCTGGCCTCACGCGGCTTTGATTTGATCCGTGGCAAGCGTGTCGGCCTTATCACCAACCACACCAGCTTAACGGGCCGTGGCGAACGCACGCGCACTGTCATGCAGCGGGCACTGGGCAGCAATCTCACCGCGCTCTATGCCCCCGAGCATGGCATCGACGGCACCATCGGTGCTGGCATCCATGTCAGCACCCGTCGCGACAGTGTGACCGGTCTCACGGTCTATTCGCTCTATGGCCCGACTCGCAAACCAACGCCTGCGATGCTCGCGCCCATCGACGTGCTCGTCTTTGACCTCCAGGACATTGGCTGCCGCAGTTACACCTACATCAGCACCATGATCGTGGCGATGGAGGCCGCCGCAGAGAACGGCAAACAGTTCGTCGTGCTTGATCGCCCGAATCCCATGGGCGGCTGGCGTGTCGAAGGTCCGCCGCTGGAATCGAAATGGAAATCCTTCGTCGGCCAGATTCCCGTTCCTTACGTTCATGGCATGACCGCCGGCGAACTCGCCATGATGGCCTGCTCGCGCGGCTGGGTCTCGCGTGTTCCGCGTCTCGATGTCGTCAAAATGCAAGGCTGGCACCGTGGCATGGTCTGGCAGGATACCGGGCTGCGCTGGCATCCCACCTCGCCCAACATCCCGCACGCCACCTCCCCCTTCTACTACGTCACCACCGGCATTCTCGGCGGAGCCACCTCCGTGGACATTGGCATCGGCACCGAGAATCCCTTCGGCTACGCCGGTGGCAGCGGCGTCAATCCCAATGCCCTGCTCGCCTACTGCCAGCGCCTCAACACTCCAGGTGTCAGTTTCGCACCTTATTCCAAGAACGACTTCGGTGGGGTCCGCCTCAGTATTAACCCCCGAGCCACCGCGGACCTCACCGCGCTGGACGTTCTGCTTCTCGCTGAAATCAACCGCCTCAGCGGCGGCAAAGTCGTCGGCCGCATGAGCGGATCCAAGCTGAACCTGTTCAACAAGGTTTATGGCAGCGAATCGCTCTACAGCGACCTTCGTCGTGGCGTCCCCGCCATGAGCATCGTTTCCCGCTGGCAGGGTTATAACCAGAGCTTCCGCTCGCAAAGGCAGCGTTTCCTGCTTTATCCTTGA
- the rsfS gene encoding ribosome silencing factor, which produces MEDLELARACALYADDKKAEDIRILDLRGLSPICDYFVLVTATSTPQLRAVRDEIIERMKDEHDTPPDVKDGNFESQWIILVYGNVMVHVLTPEKREFYALEELWGDAPELALTLEEPKQEPKPVVKKAAVKKVAAKKAPAKRATKKKAD; this is translated from the coding sequence ATGGAAGATCTCGAACTCGCCCGCGCCTGCGCCCTTTACGCCGATGACAAAAAAGCGGAGGACATCCGCATCCTCGACCTGCGCGGCCTCAGCCCCATCTGCGACTACTTTGTGCTCGTGACCGCCACATCCACGCCGCAGTTGCGTGCCGTGCGCGATGAAATCATCGAGCGCATGAAGGACGAACACGACACGCCGCCCGACGTGAAGGACGGCAACTTCGAGAGCCAGTGGATCATCCTCGTCTATGGCAACGTCATGGTGCATGTGCTCACGCCTGAAAAGCGCGAGTTCTACGCCCTCGAAGAACTCTGGGGCGATGCGCCTGAGCTTGCTCTGACCTTGGAAGAACCAAAACAGGAGCCGAAACCCGTGGTCAAGAAAGCCGCCGTGAAGAAAGTCGCGGCCAAGAAAGCCCCGGCAAAACGCGCGACGAAGAAGAAGGCAGACTGA
- a CDS encoding substrate-binding domain-containing protein has product MNVRVLLVIVSCTLSVITGLVIARGGVGVTAVRQRPLIGLSMDTLKEERWQIDRDLFTAAAQAAGADVLVQSANSNDVVQLQNIESLITQKVDVLVIIPKDAAAMAKGVELAHQAGIPVLSYDRLITGCDLDLYLTFDNVKVGELQAKFLADRIPPSGKLRLIRIYGAKTDNNAKLFKQGQDNILQPLIAAGKVEVMFEDWTEDWKPENAKKITNAAITKIGQNFDAILASNDGTAGGAIQALTEEGLAGKIIVTGQDADLAACQRIARGTQAMTVYKPIQSIATKAAELALKLARRQPIVARDAVSNGKIDVPSVLLEITSVTKENLRETVIKDGFRKESDVFQ; this is encoded by the coding sequence ATGAACGTCCGTGTCCTGCTCGTCATTGTCTCCTGCACCCTGAGCGTCATCACCGGCCTCGTCATTGCACGCGGCGGCGTTGGCGTCACAGCAGTGCGACAGCGCCCCCTCATCGGCCTGTCGATGGACACACTCAAAGAGGAACGCTGGCAGATTGACCGCGATTTGTTCACCGCCGCCGCTCAAGCCGCCGGAGCGGACGTTTTGGTGCAATCCGCCAACAGCAACGATGTGGTCCAGCTCCAGAACATCGAGAGCCTCATCACACAGAAGGTCGATGTGCTCGTCATCATCCCCAAAGATGCCGCCGCCATGGCCAAAGGCGTCGAACTCGCCCATCAGGCCGGCATTCCGGTGCTTTCGTATGATCGCCTCATCACCGGCTGTGATCTCGATTTGTATCTGACCTTCGACAACGTCAAAGTCGGCGAGTTGCAGGCCAAGTTCCTCGCGGATCGCATCCCTCCCAGCGGCAAGCTGCGCCTCATCCGCATCTACGGCGCGAAGACCGACAACAACGCCAAGCTCTTCAAACAAGGACAGGACAACATCCTCCAACCCTTGATCGCCGCAGGCAAAGTCGAGGTGATGTTTGAAGACTGGACCGAAGACTGGAAGCCCGAGAATGCCAAGAAGATCACCAACGCCGCCATCACCAAGATCGGCCAAAATTTCGACGCCATCCTCGCCAGCAACGACGGCACCGCCGGTGGGGCCATTCAAGCGCTCACCGAAGAAGGCCTCGCCGGAAAAATCATCGTCACCGGCCAGGACGCCGATCTCGCCGCCTGCCAGCGCATCGCGCGTGGAACGCAGGCCATGACCGTGTACAAACCCATCCAAAGCATCGCCACCAAAGCCGCCGAACTCGCCCTCAAACTCGCCCGCCGCCAGCCCATCGTCGCCCGCGACGCCGTTTCCAACGGCAAAATCGACGTCCCATCCGTCCTGCTCGAAATCACCTCTGTCACGAAGGAAAACCTGCGTGAAACAGTCATCAAGGACGGCTTCCGCAAAGAAAGCGACGTGTTCCAATGA
- a CDS encoding sugar ABC transporter ATP-binding protein, producing MILRAENITKRFPGVTALKDVSFDLREGEIHALCGENGAGKSTLIKLLSGIHPHGSYEGKFEVNGNEARFETIKDAERTGIAVIYQELALVEEMTVAENIFLGREPRRWGAFIDWPRMHREAQALLDRFKVDLEPSAPVRTLGVGQKQLVEIVKALAKDSKILILDEPTAALAEHEVLILLDILRDLRKRGIASIYISHKLDEVFSIADRITVLRDGTTVCTQQAASTNKNEVIRHMVGRELGDLFPRRTSHPGEIILRVDSLAVADAETGTTKLHDISFELRAGEVLGIGGLMGAGRTELLMHLFGAWGRGLSGSVQLRNQPLSGLTPETIIQRGLVLASEDRRRYGLHLDHEIGFNLSLSSLQSVTRSGFIRRNREIQRNQGIFDSLRVKATGLEAVVGKLSGGNQQKVVLGKALLTEPSVILLDEPTRGIDVGAKLEIYEIINQLTAEGKAVILVSSELPELIGMSDRILMLNAGRIGGSFTRSKATQEKLMAAAMGHAG from the coding sequence ATGATTCTTCGCGCTGAAAACATCACCAAACGCTTCCCCGGTGTCACGGCACTCAAGGATGTGTCGTTTGATCTTCGCGAAGGTGAAATCCATGCGCTGTGTGGAGAAAACGGCGCAGGCAAGAGCACGCTGATCAAGCTGCTCTCTGGCATTCACCCACACGGGAGCTACGAAGGCAAATTCGAGGTGAATGGCAACGAAGCTCGCTTTGAAACGATCAAGGATGCCGAGCGCACTGGCATTGCGGTCATTTATCAAGAGCTAGCGCTCGTCGAGGAGATGACCGTGGCCGAAAACATCTTCCTGGGACGTGAACCACGTCGTTGGGGAGCCTTCATCGACTGGCCTCGCATGCATCGCGAGGCGCAGGCATTGCTGGATCGTTTCAAGGTCGATCTCGAGCCATCTGCTCCCGTGCGCACGCTTGGCGTGGGGCAGAAGCAACTCGTCGAGATCGTCAAGGCGCTCGCTAAAGACTCCAAAATCCTCATTCTCGATGAACCGACCGCCGCACTCGCCGAGCACGAGGTCTTGATCCTTCTCGACATCCTGCGCGATCTGCGCAAGCGCGGCATCGCCAGCATCTACATCTCCCACAAGCTCGATGAGGTCTTCAGCATCGCCGACCGCATCACCGTGTTGCGCGATGGCACGACGGTTTGCACGCAGCAGGCCGCCAGTACGAACAAGAATGAGGTCATCCGCCACATGGTCGGTCGCGAGTTGGGCGATCTGTTCCCACGCCGCACCTCACACCCCGGCGAGATCATTCTGCGCGTCGATTCCCTCGCCGTGGCGGATGCTGAGACCGGAACCACGAAGCTCCATGACATCAGCTTCGAATTGCGTGCCGGTGAAGTGCTCGGCATCGGCGGTCTGATGGGCGCTGGGCGCACGGAGCTGCTCATGCACCTCTTCGGAGCCTGGGGACGCGGCCTTTCTGGCAGCGTGCAGCTTCGCAATCAACCTCTGAGCGGCCTCACACCCGAAACCATCATCCAGCGTGGCCTGGTGCTGGCTTCCGAAGATCGTCGTCGTTACGGGCTGCATCTCGATCACGAGATTGGCTTCAATCTCTCGCTTTCCTCGCTGCAAAGCGTCACTCGCAGCGGCTTCATCCGCCGGAATCGGGAAATTCAACGCAACCAAGGCATCTTCGATTCCCTCCGCGTCAAAGCGACCGGCCTAGAAGCCGTTGTGGGCAAACTCTCTGGCGGCAATCAGCAAAAAGTCGTGCTCGGCAAGGCCCTACTGACCGAACCTTCCGTCATTCTGCTCGATGAGCCGACGCGCGGCATCGACGTGGGTGCGAAGCTCGAAATCTACGAAATCATCAATCAGCTCACCGCTGAAGGCAAGGCCGTCATTCTCGTCTCCAGCGAACTGCCCGAACTCATCGGCATGAGCGACCGCATTCTCATGCTCAACGCCGGGCGCATCGGCGGTTCCTTCACCCGCAGCAAGGCCACGCAGGAAAAACTCATGGCCGCCGCCATGGGTCATGCAGGCTGA
- a CDS encoding sulfatase, giving the protein MIRPLLAFLVLTTFAQAAKTPNIVFIFCDDLTTQAISCYGDKRKLLETPNMDRIAKEGMRFDRCLVTNSICGPSRAVIQTGKYSHANGFYNNSNSKFDSSQPTFPKVMQKSGYQMAVIGKWHLMTDPVGYDYWNVLPGQGAYYNPAIINNGKTEKLAGYTTDIIGDLTLDWLKGRDKTKPFMMMSQHKAPHREWEPPSRLLGFDKDRVYEEPETLFDSYSGRSKAVSDHDMGIDRTFTERDAKLVVPGNLTEEQKTAWNAYYEPRNAKYREAAPAGRELVKWRYQRYMHDYLACVKAVDENVGRVLDYLDKEGLAENTVVILSSDQGFFLGEHGWFDKRWIFEESLRTPLMVRWPGVIKPGSSTSQIVSLIDFASTFLDIAGAPNMADVHGRSIVPLMKGETPEDWRKSLYYHYYEYPVPHRVRPHYGVITDQFKLVHYYKPDVDDWELLDRKADPLEVKDFYNDPAYADKVKELKAEILRLQAEVKETMPPPRFTHGNKAFDGEVNPPEQPKGKGVGKKKAAKQQ; this is encoded by the coding sequence ATGATTCGCCCTCTCCTCGCCTTTCTCGTTCTCACCACCTTTGCGCAGGCAGCCAAGACACCCAACATCGTCTTCATCTTCTGCGATGATTTGACCACGCAGGCCATCAGTTGCTACGGCGACAAGCGCAAGCTGCTCGAAACGCCGAACATGGATCGCATCGCCAAGGAGGGCATGCGCTTTGACCGCTGCCTCGTGACGAACTCGATCTGCGGCCCCAGCCGCGCGGTGATCCAGACCGGCAAGTACTCGCATGCCAACGGATTCTACAACAACAGCAACAGCAAGTTCGACAGCAGCCAGCCGACGTTCCCGAAGGTGATGCAAAAAAGCGGCTATCAGATGGCGGTGATCGGCAAATGGCACCTCATGACCGATCCCGTGGGTTACGACTACTGGAACGTGCTGCCGGGCCAGGGTGCCTATTACAACCCGGCAATCATCAACAACGGCAAGACCGAGAAACTGGCAGGCTATACGACCGACATCATCGGCGATCTCACGCTCGACTGGCTCAAGGGCCGCGACAAAACCAAACCCTTCATGATGATGAGCCAGCACAAGGCCCCACATCGCGAATGGGAGCCGCCAAGCCGCCTGCTCGGCTTCGACAAGGATCGCGTTTATGAGGAGCCGGAAACATTGTTCGACAGTTACTCCGGTCGCAGCAAAGCGGTAAGTGACCACGACATGGGCATCGACCGCACCTTCACCGAACGCGATGCGAAACTCGTCGTTCCCGGCAATTTGACCGAGGAGCAGAAGACCGCCTGGAATGCCTACTACGAGCCGCGCAACGCCAAATACCGCGAGGCAGCTCCTGCTGGTCGCGAACTCGTCAAATGGCGTTACCAGCGCTACATGCACGACTATCTGGCCTGCGTGAAGGCGGTGGATGAGAATGTGGGCCGTGTGCTCGATTACCTCGATAAAGAAGGCCTCGCGGAGAACACCGTCGTTATCCTCAGCAGCGATCAGGGCTTCTTCCTCGGCGAACACGGCTGGTTCGACAAGCGCTGGATCTTTGAAGAGTCCCTGCGCACACCCTTGATGGTGCGCTGGCCCGGCGTGATCAAACCCGGCAGCAGCACGAGCCAGATCGTGTCGCTCATCGACTTCGCCAGCACCTTCCTCGACATCGCCGGTGCGCCAAACATGGCCGACGTGCATGGCCGCAGCATCGTTCCGCTCATGAAGGGTGAAACGCCCGAAGACTGGCGCAAATCGCTCTACTACCACTACTACGAGTATCCCGTGCCGCATCGCGTGCGCCCGCACTACGGCGTCATCACCGACCAGTTTAAGCTCGTGCATTACTACAAGCCGGATGTCGATGATTGGGAGCTGCTCGACCGCAAAGCCGACCCGCTCGAAGTGAAGGACTTCTACAACGACCCCGCTTACGCCGACAAAGTGAAGGAACTCAAAGCCGAAATCCTCCGCCTCCAGGCCGAGGTGAAGGAAACCATGCCCCCGCCTCGCTTCACACACGGCAACAAGGCATTCGATGGCGAAGTCAATCCGCCCGAGCAGCCGAAAGGCAAGGGGGTCGGCAAGAAAAAAGCGGCGAAGCAGCAGTAG
- a CDS encoding MFS transporter, whose protein sequence is MNTTSHSSDQRAFSSDQRMVLWVLWLTYGSFYFCRNNLSVALPGIQEELGYTKSQMGTVLMVLKLAYGAGQFINGQMAEHWQPRKLLALGLLASAALNVVFGWMTALYFLTFVWACNGYVQALGWPPTMRVAANWFPPLQRGRAIGIIGTGYQLCGALTFVVAGWAAERFGWRGALYVPAVLVSISAVHMLVFLKEKPAAEHALEDMEHATAMANRSLRENLVVTLTNPALWLVAVALCLLDACRYGFTDWGVTHLKEVQNASVGTAAFKYAVLPFGGIAGAYLSGWATDRFFKGRRAPVICILLFALGLLALAYDSVIHWGMLPSVAILFCIGFCIFGPQVLLVGTLPVDLARRGTAAAAVGFVNFMGYMGAAAGDKLTGRLAEDYGWPTAVRFWAACAFAGSLVIACLWKATARPHNT, encoded by the coding sequence TTGAACACCACCAGCCATAGTTCGGATCAACGGGCCTTTTCATCCGACCAGCGCATGGTGCTGTGGGTTTTGTGGCTGACCTACGGCTCGTTTTACTTCTGCCGGAACAATTTGAGCGTCGCGCTGCCCGGCATTCAGGAGGAGCTGGGTTACACGAAGTCGCAGATGGGCACGGTGCTCATGGTGTTGAAGCTGGCGTATGGCGCGGGGCAGTTCATCAACGGGCAGATGGCGGAGCACTGGCAGCCGCGCAAACTGCTGGCGCTGGGCCTGCTGGCGTCGGCGGCGCTGAATGTGGTGTTTGGCTGGATGACGGCGCTGTATTTCCTGACCTTCGTGTGGGCCTGCAACGGCTACGTGCAGGCGCTGGGCTGGCCGCCGACGATGCGTGTGGCAGCGAACTGGTTTCCGCCGCTGCAACGCGGACGCGCCATCGGCATCATCGGCACCGGCTATCAACTCTGTGGTGCGCTGACTTTCGTCGTCGCTGGCTGGGCGGCGGAACGCTTCGGCTGGCGCGGCGCGTTGTATGTACCGGCGGTGCTGGTCTCAATCAGTGCCGTTCACATGCTGGTGTTTCTCAAAGAAAAACCTGCGGCGGAGCATGCGCTTGAGGACATGGAGCATGCGACGGCGATGGCGAACCGGTCGCTGCGGGAGAATCTCGTGGTGACATTGACCAATCCAGCGCTGTGGCTGGTGGCGGTGGCGCTCTGTCTGCTGGATGCCTGTCGCTACGGCTTCACCGACTGGGGTGTGACACATCTCAAGGAAGTGCAAAACGCCAGCGTCGGCACGGCGGCGTTCAAATACGCAGTGCTGCCCTTCGGCGGCATTGCGGGCGCTTACTTGTCGGGCTGGGCCACGGATCGTTTCTTCAAAGGACGACGCGCGCCAGTGATCTGCATCTTGCTCTTCGCGCTCGGTTTGCTCGCGCTGGCTTATGATTCCGTGATTCACTGGGGCATGTTGCCATCTGTAGCGATCTTGTTCTGCATTGGCTTCTGTATTTTTGGCCCGCAGGTGCTGCTCGTCGGCACTCTGCCTGTGGATCTCGCGCGACGCGGTACTGCCGCCGCAGCCGTGGGCTTCGTGAACTTCATGGGCTACATGGGTGCGGCCGCAGGCGACAAATTGACAGGCCGCCTTGCCGAAGATTACGGCTGGCCCACCGCCGTGCGCTTCTGGGCCGCGTGCGCCTTCGCCGGATCATTGGTCATCGCATGCCTGTGGAAGGCAACCGCACGCCCACATAACACATAA
- a CDS encoding phosphocholine cytidylyltransferase family protein yields MRAIIIAAGRGRRLMPTTAAAPKCYAEINGKRMLDHALNAFAGAGISDVCFIGGYQIDKVRADYPQFTFRHNTGWEDNNILLSLMHAEDLMEDGFICCYSDILFTNDVIEGVLRHPADIALSVDTQWLDRYQHRSQHPPDDAEKVIVNNGLVQRVHRGITPEEAYGEYTGIAKFTAKGAANLREHFHQAREQFAGKPFREAVVFEKAYLILLLQQMIEAGIPMAHSDTPGHYMEVDTQEDFELARKHWSK; encoded by the coding sequence ATGAGAGCCATCATCATCGCAGCCGGTCGCGGACGCCGCCTCATGCCCACCACCGCCGCCGCCCCCAAGTGCTACGCCGAGATCAACGGCAAGCGCATGCTGGACCACGCGCTCAATGCCTTCGCAGGCGCGGGCATCAGCGATGTGTGCTTCATCGGTGGCTACCAGATCGACAAGGTGCGCGCCGACTACCCGCAGTTCACATTTCGCCACAACACCGGCTGGGAGGATAACAACATCCTGCTCAGCCTGATGCACGCGGAAGACCTCATGGAGGATGGCTTCATCTGCTGCTACTCGGACATTCTGTTCACGAACGACGTGATTGAGGGTGTGCTACGACACCCCGCCGACATCGCATTAAGCGTCGATACGCAATGGCTCGACCGCTACCAGCATCGCTCACAACACCCGCCCGACGACGCGGAGAAGGTGATCGTGAACAACGGCCTGGTGCAGCGCGTGCATCGCGGTATCACACCGGAAGAAGCGTATGGCGAATACACCGGCATCGCGAAGTTCACCGCGAAGGGAGCGGCCAATTTGCGCGAGCATTTTCATCAGGCGCGCGAGCAGTTCGCAGGCAAGCCCTTCCGCGAAGCCGTCGTCTTTGAGAAGGCCTATCTCATTCTCCTGCTCCAGCAAATGATCGAAGCCGGCATCCCCATGGCCCACTCCGACACGCCCGGCCACTACATGGAAGTGGACACGCAGGAAGACTTCGAACTCGCCCGCAAACACTGGTCCAAATAA